The Roseibaca calidilacus genome has a window encoding:
- a CDS encoding FAD binding domain-containing protein, whose amino-acid sequence MYNFDFVKPGSVADAVAALAGEDALPLSGGQTLIPSMKARLNAPGTLVSLTGIPDLVGVCREGDMLVIGAATTHAQVARDAAADFPGLAALAGQIGDPAVRNRGTIGGSLANNDPSACYPAAALGTGATIVTDRREIGADDYFQGMFATALEEGEIITSVRFPIPQAAAYAKFVQPASRFALTAAFVARYASGVRVAITGASENGVFRWAEAEAALSSDFSEGAITGLACSAHEMIADLHGTAAYRAHLVGVMTRRAVAAAG is encoded by the coding sequence ATGTATAATTTCGACTTCGTAAAACCCGGATCGGTCGCAGATGCCGTGGCCGCGCTGGCGGGCGAGGATGCGCTGCCCCTCTCGGGCGGTCAAACCTTGATACCGTCCATGAAGGCGCGGTTGAACGCGCCGGGCACGCTTGTCAGTCTGACGGGCATTCCAGACCTTGTTGGGGTGTGCCGGGAAGGCGACATGCTGGTGATTGGTGCCGCCACAACGCATGCACAGGTCGCGCGCGATGCGGCTGCCGATTTCCCCGGTCTGGCCGCCTTGGCGGGCCAGATCGGCGATCCGGCGGTGCGCAATCGCGGCACCATCGGCGGAAGCTTGGCCAATAATGACCCCTCGGCCTGCTACCCGGCAGCAGCCCTTGGCACGGGTGCCACCATCGTCACCGACCGGCGCGAGATTGGCGCGGATGACTATTTCCAAGGCATGTTCGCCACCGCGTTAGAGGAAGGCGAGATCATCACCTCTGTCCGCTTTCCCATACCGCAAGCTGCGGCCTATGCGAAATTCGTGCAGCCCGCGTCGCGCTTTGCCCTGACCGCAGCCTTCGTGGCGCGCTATGCCAGCGGCGTGCGCGTTGCGATCACGGGCGCGTCGGAAAACGGTGTGTTCCGCTGGGCAGAGGCAGAGGCAGCGCTGTCATCCGATTTCAGCGAGGGCGCCATCACGGGGCTGGCCTGTTCGGCCCATGAAATGATCGCCGACCTGCACGGAACCGCTGCCTACCGCGCGCATCTTGTGGGGGTCATGACCCGCCGCGCGGTGGCGGCGGCTGGGTAA